One Pseudomonas sp. B21_DOA genomic window, CAATAAGGTCAAGGTCTTCGCCACCACCCCGACCTACTTCGATTACAACTGGACCGTGCGCGGCACCCTTGATCCGAAGCTGGCCGCGAAAATCAAGAAAGCTTTCCTCGACCTCGACCCGGCCAACCCTGAGCAGAAGAAGATCCTCGATCTGCAGGCCGCCAGTCGCTTCATCGACACCAAGCCCGAGAACTACAAGGGCATCGAGGAAGCCGCCCGCGCCGCCGAACTGCTGAAATGACCCTACGCCTCACCCAGGGCAGCCTGCGCCATGCCAATGGCGTCGATGCCCTTCGCACTATCGACGTACAGATTGGCACTGGCGAACAGGTCGCGATCATCGGCCCGTCCGGCGCGGGCAAATCAAGCCTGCTCAATCTGCTGGCGACCGCGCTCAAGCCCAGCAGTGGCGAGATCGAAGTGCTCGGCGAACGTGCCTGGCACTTGTCGGCGCGCCAGCGGCAGCGCCTGCGTGCGCGCATCGGTCTGGTGCATCAGGCGCCACCGATTCCGCCGCGTCAGCGGGTGATTACGGCCGTGCTGGCCGGCAAGCTCGGTCAGTGGAGTCTGGGCAAAAGTCTGCTGAACCTGCTGCATCCGCTGGATGTGGCGGGGCGCGCGCGGCGTTGGCGCGGTTGGATCTGGGCGATAAATTGTTCGCCCATTGCCAGCAGCTATCCGGCGGGCAACTGCAGCGCGTCGGCATTGCGCGGGTGCTGTATCAGGCGCCGGAAATATTGCTCGCCGACGAGCCGGTGTCAGCGATGGACCCGGTGCTCGCCGGCCACACATTGTCGATCCTGTCGCGCCATGCTCGCGAGCACAACGTCACACTGGTGGCGAGCCTGCACGCAGTGGATCTGGCGCTGGCGCACTTTCCACGGATCATCGGTTTGCGCGACGGGCAGATTCTTTTCGACTGCCGTTCTGACGAAGTCAGTCGCGACAAGCTCGATGCGTTGTACGCCAATGAACAACTGCAATCGCCTGCACCAGCGGCCGCGCCTTTGATTGTGCAGATTCCGCGATGCTGAAAGCTGATTCACGGGACCCGGCGGCGTGGCCGCGATTGTTGCTGACGCTGCTGGCGCTTGCGCTGTTGTGGCCGGGCATTCAACTCAGCGAGCTGGACCTGGGCGTGTTGTTTCAGGCCGATAGCCAGAACGAAATGGGCCGTTTCGTTTCGGCGTTCTGGCCCCCGGCGCACGATCAAGCGTTCCTGCAACTGCTGCTCAAAGCCACCCTGCAAACCTTGGCGATTGCCACGGCCGGCATGGCCCTGGCCCTGCTGCTGGCAGTGCCGGCCAGCCTGATCGCCAGTCGCGGGTTATCGCTCTCGGCGGCGTCACGGGGCGGCGTGCCGAGCCTGCTTGGGCGGTTGCTGCGCTGGCCGGTGCGCGGCTTGCTGATCTTTCTGCGCAGCGTGCCGGAAATCGTTTGGGCGCTGTTGTTCGTCCGCGCGGTCGGCCTCGGCCCGGCGGCGGGTGTGTTAGCCATCGCTATCACCTACAGCGGCATGCTCGGCAAGGTCTACGCAGAAATTTTCGAATCCACCGACCAGCGTCCGGCGCACGCGTTGTTGCAGGCCGGCAGCGGTCGACTGGCGGCGTTCGCTTACGGCACGTTGCCGAACGTCGCCGCCGAATTGCTCTCCTACACCGTCTACCGCTGGGAGTGCGCGATCCGTGCCTCGGTGGTGATGGGCTTTGTTGGTGCCGGTGGCCTGGGGCAACAGATTGACTTGTCGATCCGCATGTTCGCCGGCGGTGAAGTCGCCAGCATGTTGCTGACGTTCCTGCTGCTGGTGCTGTGCGCCGATCAACTCAGCCGTTTGCTGCGCTGGAGGCTGACATGAGGCGCCTGATCAATCTGCTGTTGCTCGCCGCCATTGCGCTCTCGGTAGTCGCGTCTTTCGCTTATCTGGAACTGGATCTGGCCGAACTGGGCAGCGCCAACGAGCCTCAAGCAGATGGGCAGTTATGTGCAGCGCTTTCTCAGCCCTGACTTGAGCGCCAGTTACCTGAAAGCCATCGCCCACGGTTCGCTGGAAACCCTGGCCATGTCGGCCCTCGGCACCCTGCTCGCGGCGTTGTTCGGCATCGTCCTGGCGCTGCCCGCCGCCGGGCGTTTCGGCTGGCCGCTGCAAAGTGCGGCGCGTCTGCTGCTCAACGGCTTGCGGGCGATTCCGGAACTGGTCTGGGCGGCGCTGATGGTGCTCGCAGCCGGCCTCGGCCCGAACGCCGGCACCCTCGCCCTCGCCCTGCACACTACCGGCGTGCTCGGCCGGCTGTTTGCCGAAGCGCTGGAAAACACCCCGCCGCAACCGGCCGAGGCGATCCGCTTGCAGGGCGGCAATCCGATTCTGGCGTTCTGCTACGGCACCCTGCCCAACCTCGCCCCGCAACTGCTTGCCTACTGCCTGTATCGCTGGGAAAACAACATCCGCATGGCCAGCGTGCTGGGTTTTGTCGGCGCTGGCGGGCTGGGGCAGATGCTGTATGTCAGTCTCAGTCTGTTCCAGGAAGCCCAGGCCAGCACGGTGATTCTGGCGATGCTGTTGCTGGTGTTTCTGGTTGACTGGCTGAGCGCCTGGAGCCGGCAGCGTTGGGTCAAAGCGTAGGCCGAGTGGATATCTGGCAAAAGCTGATTATGCTTCAGGAAACCTTGCAGCCCTGCGAGGCGGTCAGACTGTGCAAGCTTCACGCGAGAGCAACGGCGGCAGATGCCAACGGGCCAGAGTGCGACAGGCAGTAACGGGGGACTCCGGCCTACAACAATAAGCACGACGGAGAACACCCATGGCCACAATCGACACAGCATCCACCGGCACACCGCCCCGCAGCGGCGGCATCACCAGGGAGGAGCGCAAGGTCATCTTCGCTTCCTCGCTGGGCACGGTTTTCGAGTGGTACGACTTTTACCTCTACGGCTCACTGGCGGCGATCATCGCCAAGCACTTCTTTGCCGGCGTCAACGAAACCACCGCGTTCATCTTTGCCCTGCTGGCCTTCGCTGCCGGGTTCGCCGTGCGGCCGTTCGGCGCCATCGTCTTCGGGCGCCTGGGAGACATGATCGGGCGCAAACACACGTTTCTGATCACCATCGTGATCATGGGCGTGTCGACGGCAATCGTCGGTCTGCTGCCCGGCTACGCAACCATTGGCGTCGCCGCCCCGGTGATTCTGATCACCCTGCGTCTGCTCCAGGGGCTGGCGCTGGGTGGTGAATACGGCGGCGCCGCGACCTACGTGGCCGAACACGCGCCACGTAATCGCCGTGGCTTTTTCACCTCGTGGATTCAAACCACCGCCACTCTCGGTCTGTTCATGTCGCTGCTGGTGATCCTCGCCTGCCGCACAGCGCTGGGCACCGAAGCGTTCGAGGCGTGGGGCTGGCGGATTCCGTTTCTGCTGTCGATCATTCTGCTGGCCGTGTCGGTGTATATCCGCCTGCAACTGAGCGAGTCGCCGGTGTTCCAGAAAATGAAGGACGAAGGCAAGGCTTCGAAAGCGCCGCTGACCGAATCCTTCGCGCGCTGGGACAACCTCAAAGTGGTGATCATGTCCCTGCTCGGCGGCACCGCCGGGCAAGCGGTGGTCTGGTACACCGGGCAGTTCTATGCGCTGTTCTTCCTGTTGCAAACATTGAAGATCGATCCGCAGACCGCCAACCTGCTGATCGCCGGCTCGCTGCTGATCGGCACACCGTTCTTCGTGATTTTCGGCAGCCTGTCCGATCGCATCGGGCGCAAGCCGATCATCATGGCCGGGTGCATCTTGGCTGCGCTGACGTACTTTCCGATCTTTCATGCGCTGACCCAGTACGGCAACCCGGACGTGTTCGTCGCCCAGGAAAAAATCCGGTCAAGGTGATCGCCAGTCCCGAGCAGTGCTCGTTCCAGTTCGATCCGGTGGGCAAGGCCAAATTAACCAGTTCCTGCGACCTGGCCAAGACGCTGCTGGCGAAACGCGCGATCCCGTACGAGAACGTCGCCGCCGAACCGAACACGGTGGCGCAGGTGCGCATCGGTGACCGCGTCGTCGAGAGCTTCGAAGGCAGCGCCCTCCCCGCCGCCGACTTCAAGACCCGCAACGACGCCTTCACCGCCAACCTCGGCGCGGCGCTGAAAGAAGCCGGTTACCCGGAAAAAGCCGACCCGGCGAAAATCAATTATCCGATGATGCTGCTCCTGCTGACCGTGCTGGTGATCTACGTGACCATGGTGTATGGCCCGATCGCCGCGTGGCTGGTCGAGCTGTTTCCGACGCGCATCCGCTACACCTCGATGTCGCTGCCCTACCACATCGGCAACGGCTGGTTTGGCGGCTTCCTGCCCACCGTGGCCTTCGCCATGGTCGCCGCCACCGGCGATATCTACTACGGGCTGTGGTACCCGATCGTCATCGCAGTGGCGACGGCGATACTCGGCACCTTCTTCCTGCCGGAAACCAAGGATCGCGACATTCTGAAAGACTGAAATCGCCGTTGCGCCCTCTCCTGCGGGAGAGGGCCTCGCCGCTGAAAAATTTCGAACGTCTGCCGCCCCGCTGTCTCCAATGTTTACACCCACAGGAGGCCAGCGCCATGAACCCCAACGACGACAAAACCCCCAACGCCCCGCCCACCGATGCCAGCGGTAAACCGGTGAACGTGGTCGAACGCGATCTGCAGGACCGTGACGAAAAAACCGAAGGCGTGGACAAGGTCATCACGCCGTCTTCCACTCGGGTCAAAGAGCAGGAAGCCGAAGAACTGCAGCGCAAGGTTGATGAGATCGAGCGTAAGGTGGCGGACGGGAATTGATTCGGGAGTGACTGTTGTCGCGACTCGGGGTGACGCCCCGGATTGTGGTTGCAGTCACCCGTTTCATCCTGCTTATCAATGCGCAACGGTGTGCAAGTGCGTGACTACCACTGATCGGAAAACCCCGTCAACCTGTCAGGTTTGACAGTGGGCAGATACTTCGAATCAGCTTACAACAGGCCATCTCCTTCGGATGGATTGGCCGATGAATTCCTTCAGATTCTCTCGTTTCCCCAAACGACCGGACTCTCCCGTCTCGCCATCGAATCTCTATCCGGTCTATTTCGCCGACAGGACCGAGCCGGTCCTCGGCGCTGATGGCGGAATCAATCTGGACACGTTCGAACGATACGATGAAGGCCTATATGCCGTCATCGACCCGTGGGAAAGAATGGCTGAGGGAGATGAAGTAGTCCTGTTCTGGAACGACCAGGCGATCCTCCAACTGAAGGTAGACAGCGCCCAGGTCAACGAGCGCCTGTTCTTTTACTTGCCAACCGATAAGATCGACGCGGGCTTTTCCACGTGTCGCTACGAACTGACCCGCGCAGGCGAAACACTCCCGGACGACCCTTCGGTTGTCTTGACGCTTTTCATAAAACTCACCCTCCCCGCCGGTGAGGACAAGGAAAAGCCATATCCGTGGCACTCAGAGCTGGACATCGTCGGTCTGCCCGTCGATGTCATCAATAATGGTGTCACTGAAGAATGGGCAGCCAGCGGCGTCCCGATGATCATCAAGCAGTACCCGGACATGCGGGTACGCGATGTTATTTGGGTGTGCTGGGGCAGTATTTTCCTGGCGCCCCATGTCGTGACGCAGGCCGAGGTCGACGGCACTGCCGAAATCGTTGTCACAGCATCGCCCAGCGACATCCTCACCGCAGG contains:
- a CDS encoding ABC transporter permease: MLKADSRDPAAWPRLLLTLLALALLWPGIQLSELDLGVLFQADSQNEMGRFVSAFWPPAHDQAFLQLLLKATLQTLAIATAGMALALLLAVPASLIASRGLSLSAASRGGVPSLLGRLLRWPVRGLLIFLRSVPEIVWALLFVRAVGLGPAAGVLAIAITYSGMLGKVYAEIFESTDQRPAHALLQAGSGRLAAFAYGTLPNVAAELLSYTVYRWECAIRASVVMGFVGAGGLGQQIDLSIRMFAGGEVASMLLTFLLLVLCADQLSRLLRWRLT